The following proteins come from a genomic window of Streptomyces sp. GS7:
- a CDS encoding phage tail sheath family protein, which translates to MPTHTAYPGVYVEELPSSIRSITTVTTSVTAFVGHTRRGPLNHPVQITSFADFERRFGGLTSRSPVAYAVHQFFGNGGAVAVIVRVARAGSGKEAQVVLESTEGHSQCPVLEVHAKEPGVWGDGLRVAVDHDTPCPDDTFNLQVLDAHGSARESFSGLSMDPGDGRYAETVVNAGSALIRVAVVGEGRPDPSGTVSKAFHRELPDLNVDLTVKIGEVEREFTLYDPDCDGPAPCDVTELALLLEHKLRSLPDAPGKHAFAGTQVTAFGRRIQVVAGSTDPDDVVRFLGECANDLGLEASVNPPVFALCGGEDGDPPGPRDIIGSEARKSGLQALRDVPDVNLLALPELASYESVDDMLTVLSAAERLCTERRMFLLADAPAAWGSVDAARAGIGAFDPVRGNHSALYFPHLQLTDPLTGRLRSFPPCGAVAGVIARTDGERGVWKAPAGTEARLAGVHALTVKLTDRENGLLNPLGVNCLRTFPVVGPLVWGARTLAGADALDSEWKYVPVRRLALHVEESLLRGLQWVVFEPNNEQLWQQIRLNASAYLHSLFEKGAFKGGTPRQAYFVKCDKDTTTEADIENGIVNVVVGIAPVRPAEFVIVKIQQLAGQFDL; encoded by the coding sequence ATGCCGACACATACGGCCTATCCCGGCGTCTATGTCGAAGAGCTTCCCAGCAGCATCCGCAGCATCACCACCGTTACGACATCCGTCACCGCGTTCGTCGGCCACACGCGGCGCGGCCCGCTCAACCACCCGGTACAGATCACCAGCTTCGCCGACTTCGAGCGCCGCTTCGGCGGGCTGACCTCGCGCAGCCCGGTCGCGTACGCCGTCCACCAGTTCTTCGGCAACGGCGGCGCCGTCGCGGTGATCGTCCGGGTCGCCAGGGCCGGCAGCGGCAAGGAGGCCCAGGTCGTCCTGGAGTCCACCGAGGGCCACAGCCAGTGCCCCGTACTGGAGGTGCACGCCAAGGAGCCCGGCGTCTGGGGCGACGGCCTGCGGGTCGCCGTCGACCACGACACCCCGTGCCCGGACGACACCTTCAACCTCCAGGTCCTCGACGCGCACGGCTCCGCCCGGGAGTCCTTCTCCGGCCTGTCCATGGATCCCGGCGACGGCCGGTACGCCGAGACGGTGGTCAACGCCGGCTCCGCGCTGATCCGGGTGGCCGTGGTAGGCGAGGGCCGCCCCGACCCGTCCGGCACCGTCTCCAAGGCGTTCCACCGCGAACTGCCCGATCTGAACGTCGACTTGACGGTGAAGATCGGCGAGGTGGAGCGCGAGTTCACGCTCTACGACCCGGACTGCGACGGCCCGGCGCCGTGCGATGTCACCGAACTGGCGCTGCTCCTGGAGCACAAGCTGCGGTCCCTGCCGGACGCCCCGGGCAAGCACGCCTTCGCGGGCACCCAGGTCACCGCCTTCGGGCGCCGCATCCAGGTCGTCGCCGGCTCCACCGACCCCGACGACGTGGTCCGCTTCCTCGGCGAGTGCGCCAACGACCTGGGCCTGGAGGCGTCCGTCAACCCGCCGGTGTTCGCCCTGTGCGGCGGCGAGGACGGCGACCCGCCGGGACCGCGCGACATCATCGGCAGCGAAGCCCGCAAGAGCGGCCTCCAGGCGCTGCGCGACGTCCCCGACGTCAATCTGCTCGCCCTGCCCGAACTGGCCTCGTACGAGTCCGTCGACGACATGCTCACGGTGCTCTCGGCGGCCGAGCGGCTGTGCACGGAGCGGCGGATGTTCCTGCTCGCCGACGCGCCCGCCGCCTGGGGCAGCGTGGACGCCGCCCGGGCCGGCATCGGCGCCTTCGACCCGGTCCGCGGCAACCACTCCGCGCTGTACTTCCCGCACCTCCAGCTCACCGACCCGCTCACCGGCCGGCTGCGCTCCTTCCCGCCGTGCGGCGCCGTCGCCGGCGTCATCGCCCGTACGGACGGCGAGCGCGGGGTGTGGAAGGCGCCGGCGGGCACCGAGGCGCGGCTGGCGGGGGTGCACGCCCTGACGGTGAAGCTGACGGACCGCGAGAACGGGCTGCTCAACCCGCTCGGCGTCAACTGCCTGCGCACCTTCCCGGTGGTCGGCCCGCTGGTCTGGGGCGCCCGCACGCTGGCGGGCGCGGACGCGCTGGACAGCGAGTGGAAGTACGTCCCGGTGCGCCGGCTGGCCCTCCACGTGGAGGAGAGCCTGCTGCGCGGCCTCCAGTGGGTCGTCTTCGAGCCGAACAACGAGCAGCTCTGGCAGCAGATCCGGCTGAACGCCTCGGCGTATCTGCACTCCCTCTTCGAGAAGGGCGCCTTCAAGGGCGGCACGCCGCGGCAGGCGTACTTCGTCAAGTGCGACAAGGACACGACGACGGAGGCGGACATCGAGAACGGGATCGTGAACGTCGTGGTCGGCATCGCGCCCGTCAGGCCGGCCGAGTTCGTGATCGTCAAGATCCAGCAGCTGGCCGGGCAGTTCGACCTCTAG
- a CDS encoding phage tail protein has protein sequence MAEFQINAHRFDPYKNFKFLVLWDGRTVAGVSKISPLKRTTEVVKHRNGGDPSSPRKSPGRSEFEGITLERGVTHDPEFDRWANKVWQVGAGLGSEVSLADFRKDIVIQVLNEAGQVAVSHKIYRSWPSEYQVLGEMDANANAVAIQSLKLECEGWERDYEVPEPQEPSFTHPA, from the coding sequence ATGGCTGAGTTTCAGATCAACGCCCATCGCTTCGACCCGTACAAGAACTTCAAGTTCCTGGTGCTGTGGGACGGCCGTACGGTCGCGGGGGTCAGCAAGATCAGCCCGCTGAAGCGCACCACCGAGGTCGTCAAGCACCGCAACGGCGGCGACCCCAGCTCACCGCGCAAGTCGCCGGGCCGCTCCGAGTTCGAGGGCATCACCCTGGAGCGCGGGGTGACCCACGACCCGGAGTTCGACCGCTGGGCCAACAAGGTCTGGCAGGTCGGCGCCGGCCTCGGCTCCGAGGTCTCGCTCGCCGACTTCCGCAAGGACATCGTCATCCAGGTCCTCAACGAAGCCGGCCAGGTCGCCGTCTCGCACAAGATCTACCGCTCCTGGCCGAGCGAGTACCAGGTCCTCGGCGAGATGGACGCCAACGCCAACGCCGTCGCCATCCAGAGCCTCAAGCTCGAATGCGAGGGCTGGGAGCGCGACTACGAGGTCCCCGAACCCCAGGAGCCGTCCTTCACGCATCCGGCGTGA
- a CDS encoding T4 family baseplate hub assembly chaperone: MAVTGPAELLATWEAGLDRQSAGRALLLHRAARPGADTDALLSVPLGERAADLFALRRALFGDRMQVKIDCAGTECGAAMEFELDARELGAARPQLPAGGLRVAEGEWEVAFRLPGAADLTAVSAVAADEADARRRLAARCAVSAARGGREASADEVGQLPGAVLDRFARAAEQADPGAELTLNIACPECGAATPAELDIAAYLWTELDAWARDVLLDVHLLASAYGWSEPEILALSPLRRRYYLELCADV, translated from the coding sequence ATGGCGGTCACGGGACCCGCGGAACTGCTGGCCACCTGGGAGGCCGGGCTGGACCGGCAGAGCGCCGGCCGGGCCCTGCTGCTGCACCGCGCGGCCCGCCCCGGGGCGGACACCGACGCACTGCTGTCGGTGCCGCTCGGGGAGCGGGCGGCCGATCTCTTCGCCCTGCGCCGGGCGCTGTTCGGCGACCGGATGCAGGTGAAGATCGACTGCGCCGGGACGGAGTGCGGTGCGGCGATGGAGTTCGAGCTGGACGCACGGGAGTTGGGCGCCGCCCGCCCGCAGCTGCCCGCGGGCGGACTGCGGGTGGCGGAGGGCGAGTGGGAGGTGGCGTTCCGGTTGCCCGGCGCCGCGGATCTCACCGCCGTATCGGCCGTTGCGGCGGACGAGGCCGACGCCCGGCGGCGGCTGGCCGCCCGCTGTGCGGTCTCGGCCGCGCGGGGCGGCCGGGAGGCGTCGGCGGACGAGGTCGGGCAGCTGCCCGGAGCGGTGCTCGATCGTTTCGCCAGGGCGGCCGAACAGGCCGACCCCGGAGCGGAGTTGACGCTGAACATCGCCTGCCCCGAGTGCGGCGCGGCCACCCCGGCGGAGCTGGACATCGCCGCGTACCTGTGGACCGAGTTGGACGCCTGGGCGCGGGACGTGCTCCTCGACGTCCATCTGCTCGCCTCGGCCTACGGCTGGAGCGAGCCCGAGATCCTGGCGCTGAGCCCGCTGCGCCGCCGCTACTACCTGGAGCTGTGCGCGGATGTCTGA
- a CDS encoding DUF4255 domain-containing protein: MSNALAVATVTQALALLIEHNLHPEIDMAVSVETRKPPSDPPTDPTITVFLYQVTHNSSMRNNDLVTRASDGTLLKRPAAAIDLHFLISAYGEEQELVGQRLIGSVVRTLHEIPVLPRELIVEAAERPYLAGSDLAESPQKVRFTPTQMDVDETSKLWGMLNNTPYALSVAYQASLVLLDGHQKPAPARPVRRPEVTVVPEVPPEEPLPPVAPDAPVGTEAPPGTAKAAKTAKAVPSAGTSGTAAVDTRTDRAAGEAPSAGGATAPAKRAAKKASGGRSAKSPAISGSSAGSSGGDGAGGVAGSTAGRPAARSRNRPRKAAGGGSGEAGDTGGAGRTDGGGS; this comes from the coding sequence ATGAGCAACGCACTCGCGGTCGCGACGGTCACACAGGCGCTCGCGCTGCTGATCGAGCACAACCTCCATCCCGAGATCGACATGGCCGTGTCGGTGGAGACGCGCAAGCCGCCGTCCGATCCGCCGACGGACCCGACGATCACCGTGTTCCTCTACCAGGTCACCCACAACTCCTCCATGCGCAACAACGACCTGGTCACCCGTGCCTCCGACGGCACACTGCTGAAGCGGCCCGCCGCGGCGATCGACCTCCACTTCCTGATCAGCGCGTACGGGGAGGAGCAGGAGCTGGTCGGGCAGCGGCTGATCGGGAGCGTGGTGCGGACGCTGCACGAAATCCCGGTACTGCCACGTGAGTTGATCGTCGAGGCGGCCGAACGGCCCTATCTGGCGGGGAGCGACCTGGCCGAGTCGCCCCAGAAGGTGCGCTTCACGCCGACCCAGATGGATGTGGACGAGACCTCCAAGCTCTGGGGGATGCTCAACAACACGCCGTACGCCCTGTCGGTGGCCTACCAGGCGTCGCTGGTGCTGCTGGACGGCCATCAGAAGCCGGCCCCGGCGCGCCCGGTGCGGCGTCCGGAGGTGACGGTGGTGCCGGAGGTGCCGCCGGAAGAGCCGCTGCCGCCCGTGGCGCCGGACGCGCCGGTGGGGACGGAGGCTCCACCGGGGACGGCGAAGGCGGCCAAGACGGCGAAGGCGGTGCCGTCGGCGGGCACGTCGGGCACGGCGGCCGTGGATACCCGCACGGACCGCGCCGCGGGCGAGGCCCCCTCCGCCGGCGGGGCGACCGCCCCCGCGAAGCGGGCCGCGAAGAAGGCGTCGGGCGGTCGATCCGCCAAGTCCCCCGCGATCAGCGGAAGTTCGGCCGGGAGTTCGGGCGGAGACGGAGCCGGAGGTGTCGCCGGAAGTACCGCCGGGCGTCCGGCGGCACGGAGCCGCAACCGGCCGCGCAAGGCGGCGGGCGGCGGTTCGGGCGAGGCGGGCGATACGGGCGGCGCGGGCCGTACCGACGGCGGGGGGAGCTGA
- a CDS encoding ATP-binding protein, with protein MTGSGTSGPGNVGAADGGAGGEADGAVLAAAVRAVLARLDAHAARARTAAATEPDTPHNTPSPASSPLPPSLSAPAPALPSPRALDVLTACFGLTRFEQEVVLLTAAAELDPTTGARCAAASGDPARAYPTFSLALAALGEPHWSALTPVAPLRRWRLVDLEDETRLTTCRLRLDERILHLLVGSPYLDARLHGLLRRTAAPEALPPSYEAAAGRVAAGWAGVGPEAPLRVELVGGDLRSRADIAAVAARRSGLGLYSMAADDVPTDAAERDRLARLWQREAILLPAALLVEVGEMDREQHAAADAFIAGAAVPLVVSGQDPRQTGQPRGERVTVPRLSDEEQLGVWSAAFADVPDVTARHLSGLVAQFQLPPHVVRSAAASVRRDLPVAETSDAAELAWQAGLTEARMGLDELGRRIEPRAGWDDLVLAERQLRILQEVVAHVRQRSTVYQDWGFAKALRSGLGVTALFAGGSGTGKTLAAEVMARELGLDLFIIDLSQVVSKYIGETEKNLSRVFDAAERGGALLLFDEADALFGKRSEVKDSHDRYANLEVSYLLMRMEAYRGLAVLTTNMKKALDSAFMRRIRFVVDFPFPTERERAEIWRRVLPSQAPMKGIEPGLLAQLTVAGGSIRNIALSGAFLAAEEGDRLQMRHMLAAARTEYLKLERSLTPSEVHGWV; from the coding sequence ATGACGGGCAGCGGTACGAGCGGTCCGGGGAACGTCGGGGCGGCGGACGGTGGGGCCGGCGGCGAGGCGGACGGCGCGGTGCTGGCCGCTGCCGTGCGGGCCGTGCTCGCGCGCCTGGACGCCCATGCCGCGCGCGCCCGCACGGCCGCGGCGACGGAGCCGGACACCCCCCACAACACCCCCTCCCCCGCCTCCTCCCCCCTCCCCCCCTCCCTCTCCGCACCCGCGCCCGCCCTCCCCTCCCCCCGCGCTCTCGATGTGCTCACCGCGTGTTTCGGGCTCACGCGGTTCGAGCAGGAGGTCGTGCTGCTCACGGCCGCGGCCGAGCTGGATCCGACGACCGGTGCGCGCTGCGCCGCGGCCAGTGGCGATCCGGCCCGCGCGTATCCGACGTTCTCGCTCGCCCTGGCGGCGCTGGGTGAGCCGCACTGGAGCGCGCTCACGCCCGTCGCCCCGCTGCGCCGCTGGCGGCTGGTCGACCTGGAGGACGAGACCCGGCTGACCACCTGCCGGCTGCGGCTGGACGAGCGGATCCTGCACCTTCTCGTCGGTTCGCCCTATCTGGACGCGAGGTTGCACGGGCTGCTGCGCCGCACCGCCGCGCCCGAGGCGCTGCCGCCCTCGTACGAGGCGGCCGCGGGCCGGGTCGCGGCGGGGTGGGCGGGGGTGGGTCCGGAGGCGCCGTTGCGGGTCGAACTGGTCGGTGGCGATCTCCGTTCGCGGGCCGATATCGCGGCGGTGGCGGCGCGCCGTTCGGGGCTGGGGCTCTACTCCATGGCCGCCGACGACGTACCGACCGATGCGGCGGAACGCGATCGGCTGGCCCGGCTGTGGCAGCGTGAGGCGATTCTGCTGCCGGCCGCCCTGCTCGTCGAGGTCGGGGAGATGGACCGGGAGCAGCATGCCGCGGCGGATGCGTTCATCGCGGGTGCGGCGGTGCCCTTGGTGGTGTCCGGCCAGGATCCGCGGCAGACGGGGCAGCCGCGCGGGGAGCGGGTGACCGTGCCGCGGCTGTCCGACGAGGAGCAGTTGGGGGTGTGGTCGGCGGCCTTCGCGGACGTGCCTGATGTGACGGCGCGTCATTTATCCGGTTTGGTGGCGCAGTTCCAGCTGCCGCCGCATGTCGTGCGGTCGGCGGCCGCGTCGGTGCGGCGTGATCTGCCGGTTGCGGAGACGTCGGACGCCGCCGAGCTGGCCTGGCAGGCGGGGCTGACCGAGGCGCGGATGGGGCTGGACGAACTGGGCCGCCGGATCGAGCCGCGGGCGGGCTGGGACGACCTGGTGCTGGCCGAGCGGCAGTTGCGGATCCTGCAGGAGGTCGTCGCGCATGTGCGCCAGCGCAGCACGGTGTACCAGGACTGGGGGTTCGCGAAGGCGCTGCGCAGCGGTCTCGGGGTGACGGCGCTGTTCGCGGGGGGCTCCGGAACGGGGAAGACGCTGGCCGCCGAGGTCATGGCCCGGGAGCTGGGGCTGGATCTGTTCATCATCGATCTGTCCCAGGTGGTCAGCAAGTACATCGGTGAGACGGAGAAGAACCTGAGCCGGGTCTTCGACGCGGCCGAGCGGGGTGGGGCGCTGCTGCTCTTCGACGAGGCGGACGCGCTGTTCGGGAAGCGCAGCGAGGTGAAGGACAGCCATGACCGCTACGCGAACCTGGAGGTCAGCTATCTGCTGATGCGGATGGAGGCGTACCGGGGGCTGGCGGTGCTCACCACCAACATGAAGAAGGCGCTGGATTCGGCCTTCATGCGCCGTATCCGCTTCGTCGTCGACTTCCCCTTCCCGACCGAACGGGAGCGGGCCGAGATCTGGCGCCGGGTGCTGCCGTCGCAGGCGCCGATGAAGGGGATCGAGCCGGGTCTGCTGGCGCAGCTGACGGTCGCGGGCGGGTCGATCCGCAATATCGCGCTGTCGGGGGCGTTCTTGGCCGCGGAGGAGGGCGACCGGCTCCAGATGCGGCACATGCTGGCCGCCGCACGTACCGAGTACCTGAAGTTGGAGCGCTCCCTGACGCCGTCGGAGGTCCACGGATGGGTGTGA